The window CGGGAGACGTAAGCCGCCGTATCCGATGGCCAGTCGAGGCTGCGCAAGGCCTGCTCGGAAGCATCGACCAGATGCGGCACGACTTCATGCTCGCCGAGCACCTCGATCGCCTCTGAAACCTGCTTCAACAGAAGATGCAGGCGATGTGCCGGGCCATCGAGCCAGATCAGCCGCGCCTTGTTCAGCCGCGGCGCCCGGTTCGGCTCCCCGAACGGAAAGCGAGCAACGCTTTCCGTCGCAATCGAAAAGCGGCGACCCTTGACCGGAAATTCCTGGTGGTAGGGATCGAGCCCGAATGTCTCGCTTTGACCATCAGGATAGCCCAGCGTGATCAGGCTCTCGCCGCCGAGATCGAGCTGCAGGCGGATATCTTCGAGCGGCCAGCCCGCCGGCGCCTCCGCATTCGCGGCAAAATGCACTACGCCCTGGCGATGCGGCCAGTCCTGATGATGAGCGATCGGCTCGCCTTCGAAGGTCCAGCCGTCGACCGGGCTATTCTGCCGATCCCGCCAATGCGCCAGCTCGGCAATGCGGACTTTGAGGCGATCGAGGCGTTGGGCAATGGTCAGGGGCATGGCTTATCCTGTTCAAAAATCGGCGGCGAGCGATCCGGAATCATGGCTTTGGGAGATAAAGATGGTGCGACAGACATCGCGAATTGCCGGCCCTCCTCCCAGCGGTCCGCCGAGTCTTAGATTAAGTAACTTTGATTTGGCGTCAAGAGAGGAAAGCCACCTGGGATAAGACAGTCCTCGGTTTGTGGCGGCTAATTGGCCCAACGAATAACGAAATCTTGATCGTCAGCCACAGTTACCGCTCGCCGGATCCGCACTACTTCCTTCGATTCATGCTGGAATTGCCGGTTTCGAGCGTCCACGGGAGGGTAAGATGCTTCAAATTCGCAAAACATTGGCAGCCGTCGCAGCCATCATCGTGGTTGCCGTCTCATCGTCCTGCACGACAGGCTCGACCGACTCAGTGCAGACGGGCTCGGTTGGATACAGCAGCGTCGACTACGGACTGAGACCCGCCTGCCGGGACGGCTTCGGCAACGATCGCCCTTGCAGCTACTAAATCCTAAGGGTCGGCCGGAGCGACATCGGGGGTGAGCCGCCGGAAGCCGCTTCCTTGACTTCGCTTGAACTGAACCCCGGAACCCATCTGCGCGGTATCGCGACGGTCCTTTCAAGAGGCTGCCGCTTGCGCAACACTTCAAGTATTTCCGGATCAGCATCCTTGCGCACAGTCAGATAAATGAATCCCGTCCACCGGGCCTGAGGGACATCCACGCGTTCGATCATCGGCCAAGGGATGCGCTTCGGCAGCCTTTGACCAGCGATGCCGTCGGGCCCGATCACCATTAGGGGCTTGGTGAAGTCCACCTGCCGAGCCTTTACTGCAACATGAACGATGATGCCGAGGAACAGGATCGCGAACAGACCCTCTCCGACACCGCTCGTCGGTCTGCTCATTTCGATCTGCCCAAGGGCGATAAGCAAGAGAGGTAGACGAAACAGAGTGCCAGGACGCCAAGGATGATGAGGAGGTATCTAACGCTCCCTCGCAGAACGAGGATTGGCTGGGCGGCGTTTGGGTCGCCGTCAGTGGCGGGAGAATGCTCATCGGTCATCGGTTGAATTCAACGCTCCACGCAAGTAATTCCGAGCACACCTTAACTGTGTAGAGCCGAGCCCCTTCGTTACACCACCTACTGGAAAATCGTTACGAACACCTGCAAGCGTGATACACAACCGGATAGTGCTCTAGGAAAGGCGGTCATGCGGTATCTTCGGTCAGGGCCGCGTCGGCTTCATACCCAGGAGATGGGCGGTCCGCGCGCCAAAACGGTGGGTCTGAGGTCGGGCGAGATCGCCGACCGGAATATTCGCGTCATCCTGGAAGCGATCCGCAGGCATGGGCCGCTGACGCGCACCGAGCTTGGCCGGCATAGCGGGCTGACCGGGCCCGGCATCACCAATATTCTGCGGCGACTGGCGGAGGAAAAGCTCGTCACCTCGAACCGGCGCAACGGCCTTGGCGGCGGCGCCACAGCGACGGAATTCGCATTGCGGCCGGAAGGCGCGTTTTCGGTCGGGGTCAAGCTTCGCCAACGGCGCGGCGAGATCGTGCTCGTCGATCTGAGCGGCCAGGTGCATGACCGAGCCTATTTCGACGTGGAGCCGACAGAAAAGGTCAGGCGGGTGCATGCGGCCGCCCGTGACATGGTCGATCGGCATGCCGACCTGCCGGTCATCGGGCTCGGCATCGCCACCAACGACTGGACGGAAGATGAGAGCGATGCGATCGCCGCCATATCGACCATCGCGCGTCCCTATGTCGAAAACGAGTGCACGGCGAGCCTTCTAGCCGAGCGCACGATCGGCAGCGCCCTTCCGGAGGGGGGGCTCGCGATGATCATCATCGACGACGACGTGCAGGCGGGCTTCCTCAT is drawn from Rhizobium sp. N324 and contains these coding sequences:
- a CDS encoding ROK family transcriptional regulator, producing the protein MRYLRSGPRRLHTQEMGGPRAKTVGLRSGEIADRNIRVILEAIRRHGPLTRTELGRHSGLTGPGITNILRRLAEEKLVTSNRRNGLGGGATATEFALRPEGAFSVGVKLRQRRGEIVLVDLSGQVHDRAYFDVEPTEKVRRVHAAARDMVDRHADLPVIGLGIATNDWTEDESDAIAAISTIARPYVENECTASLLAERTIGSALPEGGLAMIIIDDDVQAGFLIRGAPYSGVHGRAGSIGEMVTGPDNAQLNTVVGFQALRSRIGDDDFARLLKGEEFSCPLLSQWIREAAGHLLDPIIAMAGFFAPSAVMIGGDLPQGVLEALIHQLSIERRDTSTRPIITPWISPMRPASFSGGGVALGAALLPFLNTLLLPPASA